One Acetobacterium sp. KB-1 DNA segment encodes these proteins:
- the speE gene encoding polyamine aminopropyltransferase — protein sequence MELWFSEKHTPSVKFSIQVDRQLYCGQSEFQRIDVFDSKEFGRFLTLDGFMMLTEKDEFIYHEMMVHIPMAVHPAPKKVLIIGGGDGGAIRELVRYPSVLHIDLVEIDELVVEVCKTHLPQTACCFADERLTVHYQDGLKFIRRCENEYDLIIVDSTDPFGPGEGLFTKEFYGNCYKALKEDGIMVNQHESAFYLDDAVAMQRAHKRIVESFPISRVYQAHIPTYPSGHWLFGFASKKYHPIEDLKAVKWNALGFKTRYYNTRLHVGAFALPNYVEELLKDVE from the coding sequence ATGGAACTATGGTTTTCAGAAAAACATACCCCCAGCGTCAAATTTTCCATTCAGGTGGATCGTCAGCTTTACTGCGGACAAAGTGAATTTCAGCGGATTGATGTCTTTGACTCCAAAGAATTTGGCCGTTTTTTAACCCTGGACGGGTTTATGATGCTGACCGAAAAAGATGAATTTATCTATCATGAAATGATGGTGCACATTCCCATGGCGGTTCATCCCGCTCCGAAAAAGGTGTTGATTATCGGCGGCGGTGATGGTGGTGCCATCCGCGAGCTGGTGCGTTACCCTTCGGTTTTACACATTGATCTGGTCGAAATTGACGAGCTGGTGGTGGAAGTCTGCAAAACGCATCTGCCCCAAACCGCCTGCTGCTTTGCCGATGAGCGGTTAACGGTCCATTATCAGGATGGTCTGAAATTTATTCGCCGTTGTGAAAATGAATATGACCTGATCATTGTCGATTCGACCGATCCCTTTGGTCCTGGCGAAGGCCTGTTTACCAAAGAGTTTTATGGTAATTGCTATAAGGCACTAAAAGAAGACGGGATCATGGTCAATCAGCACGAAAGTGCATTTTATCTGGATGATGCCGTGGCGATGCAGCGGGCCCATAAGCGCATTGTCGAGTCCTTTCCGATCAGCCGGGTCTATCAGGCTCACATCCCCACCTATCCCTCAGGACACTGGCTGTTTGGCTTTGCCTCAAAAAAATACCATCCAATTGAGGACTTAAAGGCCGTGAAATGGAATGCCCTGGGTTTTAAAACCCGCTATTATAACACCCGGTTGCATGTGGGGGCCTTTGCTTTGCCAAACTATGTGGAGGAACTGTTAAAAGATGTTGAATAA
- the speB gene encoding agmatinase — translation MLNKNIETFLGCDNDYGESGIVVFGAPFDSTTSFRPGTRFASKTMRGESYGLETYSPYQDKDLEDLAIFDGGDLELCFGDTQKALAVIESYTTRVLRDEKTPVMIGGEHLVTLGAVRAVARKYRDLHVIHFDAHADLRDDYLGVTLSHATVLHRVWDLIGDNRIYQFGIRSGERSEFQWGKDHVITQKFNFNGLAEVVKKLQGKPVYFTLDLDILDPSVFPGTGTPEPGGVGFLELLEAIQKIGELNIVGCDIDELSPVYDQSGASTAVACKVLRELLLVIG, via the coding sequence ATGTTGAATAAAAATATTGAGACTTTTTTAGGTTGTGACAACGACTATGGAGAATCGGGCATTGTCGTTTTTGGCGCCCCCTTTGATTCCACCACATCCTTCCGTCCCGGTACCCGTTTTGCCAGCAAAACGATGCGGGGGGAATCCTACGGATTAGAAACCTACAGCCCCTATCAGGATAAGGATCTGGAAGATTTAGCTATTTTTGACGGCGGTGATCTGGAGCTCTGTTTTGGTGATACCCAAAAGGCGCTGGCAGTGATTGAAAGTTATACCACCCGGGTATTAAGAGATGAAAAGACCCCAGTGATGATTGGCGGTGAGCATCTGGTGACCCTGGGAGCAGTTCGGGCAGTGGCCCGGAAATATCGGGATCTCCATGTGATCCATTTTGATGCCCATGCTGATCTGCGCGATGATTATCTGGGGGTGACCCTGTCCCATGCGACGGTGCTGCACCGGGTCTGGGATTTAATTGGCGATAACCGGATCTATCAATTCGGGATTCGCTCAGGCGAACGCAGTGAGTTCCAGTGGGGCAAAGATCACGTCATCACCCAGAAATTTAATTTTAATGGTCTGGCTGAAGTGGTCAAAAAACTACAGGGCAAGCCAGTCTATTTCACCCTCGATCTGGATATATTAGATCCGTCCGTTTTTCCAGGCACCGGTACCCCGGAGCCTGGCGGTGTCGGTTTTTTAGAGCTGCTTGAAGCGATCCAAAAAATCGGAGAACTGAATATTGTCGGTTGTGATATTGACGAGTTATCGCCGGTCTATGACCAGAGCGGTGCTTCCACTGCGGTGGCCTGCAAGGTGTTGCGGGAACTCTTATTGGTAATTGGCTAA
- a CDS encoding saccharopine dehydrogenase family protein encodes MGKALIIGCGGVASVAIHKCCQNSEVFSEICIASRTKSKCDALKAKLDGGATKITTAQVNADHVDELIALIEEVKPDVVLNLALPYQDLTIMDACLATKTHYVDTANYEPEDTAKFEYKWQWEYRERFEKAGITALLGSGFDPGVTGVFSAYAMKHQFDEINYIDILDANAGDHGYPFATNFNPEINIREVTANGSYWEEGQWIETEPMEIKRVYNFPEIGAKDMYLLHHEELESLGQNIKGIKRIRFFMTFGQSYLTHLKCLENVGMTAIEPIEFDGKMIVPLQFLAAVLPDPSTLGPRTKGKTNIGCIFQGKKEGKDKTYYLYNVCDHEECYKEVGSQAISYTTGVPAMIGAMLVMTGQWQKPGVYNIEEFDPDPFMEALNKWGLPWQESFAPELVD; translated from the coding sequence ATGGGAAAAGCATTAATTATCGGTTGCGGCGGCGTAGCCAGTGTGGCCATTCATAAATGCTGTCAAAACAGCGAGGTGTTTTCAGAAATCTGTATTGCCAGCCGGACCAAAAGCAAGTGCGATGCACTAAAAGCAAAACTTGATGGCGGGGCGACAAAAATCACCACTGCCCAGGTCAATGCTGATCACGTTGATGAGCTGATTGCGCTGATTGAAGAGGTAAAGCCCGACGTAGTATTAAATTTGGCTCTGCCTTATCAGGATTTGACTATTATGGATGCCTGTCTGGCCACCAAAACCCATTACGTCGATACGGCCAATTACGAGCCCGAAGATACCGCCAAATTTGAATATAAATGGCAGTGGGAATACCGGGAACGCTTTGAAAAAGCCGGAATTACGGCACTGTTGGGGAGCGGCTTTGACCCGGGTGTGACCGGCGTTTTCTCGGCCTATGCGATGAAACATCAATTTGATGAGATTAATTACATCGATATTCTCGATGCCAACGCCGGTGATCATGGCTATCCCTTTGCGACCAACTTCAATCCGGAAATTAATATTCGGGAAGTCACTGCCAACGGCAGCTATTGGGAAGAGGGACAGTGGATTGAAACCGAGCCGATGGAAATCAAGCGGGTTTATAATTTTCCCGAAATTGGAGCTAAAGACATGTATCTGCTCCACCACGAGGAATTGGAATCACTGGGACAAAATATCAAGGGGATCAAACGGATTCGCTTCTTTATGACCTTTGGACAAAGCTATCTAACCCATCTCAAATGCCTGGAAAACGTCGGCATGACCGCCATAGAGCCGATTGAATTTGATGGCAAGATGATTGTACCGCTGCAGTTTTTAGCCGCTGTACTACCAGATCCTTCGACCCTGGGCCCCCGAACCAAAGGAAAAACAAATATCGGTTGCATCTTCCAGGGCAAAAAAGAGGGTAAGGATAAAACCTACTACCTTTACAATGTCTGTGATCACGAAGAATGCTACAAAGAGGTTGGTTCTCAGGCGATCTCTTATACGACCGGAGTACCAGCGATGATCGGTGCGATGTTGGTGATGACCGGCCAGTGGCAAAAACCCGGTGTTTACAATATTGAAGAGTTCGATCCCGATCCATTTATGGAAGCGTTAAACAAATGGGGATTGCCCTGGCAGGAAAGTTTTGCACCAGAGCTGGTTGATTAA